The following proteins are encoded in a genomic region of Phaeodactylum tricornutum CCAP 1055/1 chromosome 1, whole genome shotgun sequence:
- a CDS encoding predicted protein: MTGLRCVFQTFMVLALAEAVRIPLLSKTKYNPLLFFKVPPGLIPECDAMEKAVKEVEKELGVRVERLDILRDPSAEAVMSLLTQRTPPFLYHRESCQVVHLTPRKGGKGDRDMPVVVDRQRVRAWAKGRYLGAQNHATKVKSPVVIAQKDNSIDQQELLEDMALTDLQRKGKQAIKERTEENAKSKAFTK, encoded by the coding sequence ATGACTGGTCTAAGATGTGTTTTTCAAACTTTCATGGTGCTCGCATTGGCCGAAGCAGTCCGGATCCCACTCCTTTCGAAAACGAAATACAACCCACTGTTGTTCTTCAAGGTTCCGCCGGGGTTGATTCCAGAATGCGATGCGATGGAAAAGGCTGTGAAAGAGGTTGAAAAAGAATTAGGCGTTCGCGTTGAACGTTTAGACATTTTAAGGGATCCTTCCGCGGAAGCAGTGATGTCCTTGTTGACCCAGCGAACCCCTCCGTTTTTATACCATCGTGAATCCTGTCAGGTGGTTCACCTCACCCCTCGCAAGGGTGGCAAAGGAGATCGAGACATGCCCGTCGTTGTGGATAGACAACGAGTGCGAGCCTGGGCGAAGGGTCGCTACCTGGGAGCTCAAAATCATGCGACCAAAGTTAAATCACCAGTCGTTATTGCACAAAAAGATAACTCCATTGATCAAcaagagcttttggaagacatgGCGTTGACCGATTTACAACGAAAAGGGAAGCAGGCAATCAAAGAAAGGACTGAAGAAAACGCCAAAAGCAAAGCCTTTACCAAATAG